TTCTCTATCAAAAGATGCCGTTTTAACAATCAAAGGAGTTGAAGAACAATTTATTCCTTTACAACAAATTCTAGATAATAAAGTCCAAATGGTTTTTAATGATTATCCAAAACAGGATGGTAATTACACCATTTTCAATAAAAAAGAACCTATTGGAAACGTCAGCTTCAACTATAAAAGATCCGAAAGTGACTTGTCAAACGTCAATGAATCTGCGATTTCAGATTACAAAATAACAGAATCAATTGCCTCCGTATTCGATAGTTTACAAACCAACCAAACGGGCAATCAAATTTGGAAATGGTTTCTTATCTTTGCACTGTTATTTCTACTAAGTGAGATGGCAATTATACGATTCGTAAAATAAAAAACGAACTTCCAATAATTAAAAAACAATATGAAAATAATCATCCGAGAAGCAAAAATTATCGATCCTAAAAGTCCTTTTCACAACAAGACTTCAGATATTTTAATTGTTGATGGTTTTATAAAAAAAATAGGAACTGCGCTTTCAAATTCAGAAAATGCAGATGAAGTAAAATTACCTAATCTTCATGTTTCACAAGGATGGTTTGATAGTAGTGTTTCGCTTGGAGAACCAGGTTTTGAAGACAGAGAAACTATTTCAAATGGACTTGAAGTAGCTGCAAAAAGCGGTTTTACAGCAATTGCACTACAACCAAACGCTAACCCTATTATAGACAATCAATCACAAGTTAATTTTGTTAAAAGCAAAGCAAATGGTTTTGCAACCCAACTTTATCCAATAGGTGCCTTGACAAAAGAAAGCGAAGGAAAAGACATGGCAGAATTGTTTGATATGAAAAAGGCTGGCGCGGTAGCTTTTGGAGATTATAATAAAAGTCTAGATAATGCCAATTTGTTAAAAATAGCATTGCAATATGTTCAAGATTTTGACGGATTAGTAATTGCATTTGCTCAAGATGATAAAATAAAAGGAAATGGCGTTGCTAATGAAGGGATTGTTTCCACTCGATTAGGTTTAAAAGGAATTCCTAATCTTGCCGAAGAATTACAAATTGCCAGAAACTTATTTCTATTAGATTATACAGGAGGGAAATTACATATTCCAACTATTTCTACAGCAAAATCTGTAGCACTAATTAAAGATGCAAAAGCCAAAGGATTAAATGTAAGTTGCAGCGTTTCTGTTCACCATTTGACCTTAAACGATTCAATTTTGGAAGAATTTGATACCAGATATAAAGTAAGTCCTCCTATCAGAACTGAAACGGACAGACTTGCCTTAATTGAAGGTGTTCTTGACGGAACAATAAATATGATTACATCTGACCATAATCCTATGGATATTGAACATAAGAAAATGGAATTTGATAATGCAAAAAACGGAACTATTGGATTAGAAAGTGCATTTGGCGCTTTAACCAATGTGCTTCCTTTAGAAACAATAATCGATAAATTAACTGTAGGAAAAACAATCTTTGGCATTGAAAACCAAACTATTAAAGAAGGTGCTAAAGCCTCGATAACTTTATTCAATCCTGACGAAAAAAGTGTTTTTACAGAGCAATACATTTTATCAAAATCAAAAAATTCAGCTTTCCTTGGAATGGAAATGAAAGGAAAAGCATATGGAATTGTGAATCAAAACCAACTGATTCTTAACAAATAAAGCATGAAAAACAACGCAATTGAAGCTGGAAAAACTACAGCAATTACAAGTTATATTCTAGGAATTGGCGTATTTATAGCGATGTCAATGAATTCTGAAGATAAAAATGCATTTGCCTCTTTTCATATTCGTCAAGGATTAGGACTAACTTTAACTTTTATTTCATTAGGATTAATCATCAGTAATTTTGATAGTTTAATGATCTCAGCTCCTATGTGGATTTTTGTTTTTGTGCTTTGGTCTTATGGTATAACTAGTGCCATAAAAGGAGAAACAAAACCTGTTCCTCTTTTAGGAAACTATTATCAAAAATGGCTAATTAATATCTCCTAATTACAATGAATTTATCCCTAGAATATCTAATACGAGAACCCAAAATAAAACAAGAAAAAAATCCTTTGCTGCTTTTACTTCATGGTTACGGCAGTAATGAAGCTGATTTATTTTCGTTTGCTTCTGAGCTTCCAGATGAATATTACATCATTTCAGCACGGGCTCCTTATGATTTACAATATGGAAGTTATGCTTGGTATGCAATCAATTTTGATGCAGATCAAAACAAATTTTCAGATTTCGAGCAAGCTAAAGTTTCTAGAGATTTAATAGCAACTTTTATAGATGAGTTAATTAAAACCTATCCCGTTGATGTGAAAAACATCACCTTAGTTGGTTTCAGCCAAGGATCAATTCTAAGCTATGCTGTGGCACTTTCACATCCTGAAAAAGTTAAGAATGTAATTGCATTAAGTGGTTACATAAGCGAGCCTATTTTTGAAGAAAATTATAAAAACAATGATTTTTCAAAGCTTTCTATTTTTGCTTCGCACGGAACTGTAGATCAAGTTATTCCTGTAGAATGGGCTAGAAAAACAAAACCATTTTTGGATAATTTAGGAATCGAATCAACTTATAAAGAATATCCTGTAGGACACGGAGTAGCGCCTCAGAATTTTTATGATTTTAAAAATTGGTTATTACAACACTAAAAAAAAGGTTCTAATTAGAACCTTTTTTTTATTTCTGATACAATAAAGACTGATTAACTTCGAAGGATATACTTTCGTCATCATTGACAAAATATTTTAATAGAACTTCACCCCAAATTTCACCATCACTAAAATCAGCAATAATCCATCTGTGATTTAGAATTTTTACTTTATTTATAATAAATTTATTAGCCCCTATTTGATCTTGTCCCGTATACGGATTTCCCTTTGGATTAGAATTAAAATCCAATAATTTTTCCGTGACAAAAGGGATTAATTTTTCATATTGAATGGTCTTTTCCGAGGCAGTTGATTCAAAATAATTTTGTGCATTTTCGTTTTTTTCCAAAGAAAAATAATTAGCATCAGCAAGTTTAGCGGTTACTGAATTCAAACTATCTTTTAGTCTTGTAGTCACTCTTTTATATTTATTTTGCTCAAAACTAACTTCTTTACTTAAAAACATATACGTAAAAACAGTCATCAATAAAGAAAGAATAAAAAGATAGAGCAATAATGATTTTTTCATTTTAGGTGATTTAAATTGTAATTTCTAAATTATCGTAAGCCAGAAAAATATTTTCAGGCAACTTTTGTTGGACTTCTTCATGAAAGCCTAAAATATGACTTATATGAGTCAAAAATGCTTTTTTTGGTTGCACCAAATTTATAAAATCCAATGCTTCCTGCAAATTAAAATGAGTCTCGTGAAAAGTATCTCTTAACGCATTAATAACGAGAACGTCGAGGTTTTTCAATTTAGCTATTTCCTCATCTTCAATTGTTTTTACATCCGTCAAATAGGCAAAATTTTCTATTCGGTATCCAAAAACTTGTAAATTTCCATGCATCGCATTAATAGGAATAGCGATTTTATCTCCAATAGAAAATGGTTCATCATTAACAACTTCGATGGTTTTTACAGAAGGCGCTCCAGGGTATTTATTTTCTGTTTCAAAAACATAATCAAAGCGTTTTTTAAGATTATCAATCACTCGCTGATGACCATAAATAGGCATTTCTCCTTGTCTAAAGTTAAAAGGCCTAATATCATCTAAACCAGCCGTATGATCCGCATGTTCATGAGTAAACAGAATTCCGTCCAGTTTTCCACAATTAGAAGTGAGCATTTGCTGTCTAAAATCAGGTCCACAATCAATCACAAAAGAATGCGCATCCCAATGAATCCAAACAGAAACTCGGAGTCTTTTATCCTTAAAATCAGTACTTTTACATACTGGATGGCTACTTCCTATAATAGGGATTCCTTGTGATGTTCCGGTACCTAAAAAATATATATTCAACACTCTTGTTTTTTTTACAAAAATAGGGTTAAATATCTTTCTTTAGAAGCCTATTTTGTTAACTTTGTAACATTATCAGCCTATTTAAATAAAAATGGATACCAAAAAAATAAAACTCAAAGGAGACAAAGCCATAGAGCAAGTACCTTCAATTAAAGACAAGGCACTACGTATCAATTTAAACGAAAATATTTACGGGACTTTTGCCGAAATTGGTGCTGGTCAAGAAACCGTTCGACATTTTTTTAGATCAGGTGGTTCATCAGGAACAATTGCAAAAGCCATGTCAGCTTATGACAAAGATTTTAGTGATGCAATATATGGAGTTGAAGAAGACGGTCGTTATGTAACTGAAAGCCGACTTAAAAAAATGCTTTTTCATGAAGTTGATATCATGGAGAGAAGGCTTAACAGAGAGAAACATCCTAACAAAATGTTTTTCAGTTATGCTAATACCGTTGCTACTATTGATTTTGCTAAACAATTTAAAGGCCACGGCTGGGTAGGTATTCGTTATCAAATTGAGCCAACAGAAGAATACAACGAAATCATAATTCATATTCGGTTTAAAGAAACTGATTCGCGTTTACAACAAGAAACTCTTGGTATTCTTGGGGTGAACTTGATTTACGGAGCTTTTTACAAATACAACGATCCAAAAAAATTATTGCGTTATCTATATGATCATTTAGATAAAGACCAATTAGAAATTGATACAATCAATTTTTCAGGACCTCGTTTTGCTGATGTAGATAATCGTTTGATGAGTTTACAATTAGTAAAAAACGGAATGACTGATGCCGTAATGTTCAATCCAGAAGGCAAAAACATACTTCCAGCTGCTATTTTATACAAAAAAAACATACTTGCTTTTAGAGGAAGTTTCCGTCCTGTAACAAAGGTAAACATGGATATGTATGAGAAATCATTGAAAATGTTTTTGGAAGAAAATAAAGTTGAAAAAGAAAACACCTTAGTTATTTTTGAAATCACACTTTCAAATTTACGTTCTGATGGCGAAATTGACGAACGAGATTTTATGGATCGTGCGCAATTACTTTGTTCATTAGGACAAACGGTAATGATATCAAACTTTCAAGAATATTACAAAGTGGTTGAATATTTTGCAAATTATACCAAAGCTAGAATGGGATTAGCGATGGGTGTAAACAATTTAGTCGATATTTTTGATGAAAAATACTACCGCCATTTGAGTGGAGGAATTCTAGAAGCCTTCGGAAAATTATTCTATCGTGATATGAAAGTGTTTTTATATCCTATGTTAGGCGATAATGGCGAAGTAATAACATCAGAGAATCTTAAAGTTCATCCTAGAATGAAAGAATTATATAAATTCTTTAAATTTAACGGAAAAGTAGTTGATATTGATGACTACAATCCTGAAATTCTAGAAGTTTTCTCTCGTGAGGTTTTAAAAATGATTAGTCAAGGAAAACCTGGATGGGAAAGCATGTTGCCTTCTGGTGTTGCTGATATTATCAAAGCGCAACATTTATTTGGCTACGAACCTAACAATTTTTTGACCGTTAGTAATTAGATTCAAATTACAATTTAAACATAAAAAAAGCGAGGAAAGATTAATTATCTGTTCTCGCTTTTTATTTAAAATGTATTTATTTTAGTATCTGAGCAGCGTGGGCTTTAGTTTTCACATCGGTAATTACCTCATCTATAATTCCGTTTTCATCAATTACAAAAGTGCTCCTATTTATACCATCATATTCTCTTCCCATAAACTTTTTGGGACCCCAAACCCCAAAAGCTTCTATTACTGATTTATCCTCATCAGCTAATAATGGAAAAGGGAAATTATATTTATCTTTAAACTTTGCTTGTGCTTTTTGTCCATCGGCACTAACTCCTAAAAGGGCATAATTATTAGCTTGAAATCGTTCAAAATTATCTCTTAAATCACATGCTTCAGCTGTACATCCTGGTGTATTCGCCTTTGGATAAAAGAAAACAACTAATTTATGTCCTTTATAATCCGCTAATTGATGTGATTTACCGTCTTGGTCAAGTCCTGAAAAATCAGGTGCTTTATCTCCTTTTTTTAATGTTATCATCTTTTTAAATATGGTTTAAAGTTATTAAGTATGTCCAAATTACGATGTCGTTTTCTTTTATTTAATTATTGGAAAAACCATTAAAAACAAGAATTTACAACACAAAACTGAATTAGGCATCTAATAGAATTTATACTATTTTTACTGTATATAAAAATACAAAAATGAACAAACAGGAACGTGTAACATTTGTTATAAATACGTTAAAAGAATTATATCCTACAATTCCTATTCCATTAGATCATAAAGATCCTTATACGCTTTTAATAGCAGTTTTGCTTTCCGCACAATGCACGGATGTTAGAGTAAACCAAATTACACCTTTGCTATTTGCAAAAGCTGACAACCCATACGATATGATAAAAATGTCGGTTGAGGAAATCAAAGAAATCATTAGACCTTGTGGGTTATCACCAATGAAATCAAAAGGAATTCATGGTTTATCACATATTTTGATTGACAAATATGATGGCAAAGTACCACAAAGTTTTGAGGCTCTAGAGGAATTACCAGCCGTAGGTCATAAAACAGCGAGTGTTGTTATGTCGCAAGCTTTTGGTGTTCCTGCGTTCCCTGTAGATACGCACATTCATAGATTGATGTATCGATGGAATCTGACCAACGGAAAAAATGTAGTTCAGACAGAAAAAGATGCAAAACGCCTTTTCCCAGAAGAATTATGGAATGATTTGCACCTTCAGATTATTTGGTACGGAAGAGAATATTCTCCTGCACGAGGTTGGAATTTAGAAAAAGATATTATTACACGAACTATCGGTAGAAAATCAGTCTTAGAATCCGTAAATCAGAAATAATTTTCATAAAAAAATTCACTATTTACTTAACAATAAATAGTGAATTTAAGAATTTGCTTTTTCATTAAAAACAAAAAGTACTTTTCAATTTTAATTAGAGATAATCTCGAAAGTATTATTTTTAGTTTTTATAATATTTAGTGCTTTAGAGTAATTTAATAAAAACGAAACTACTTCCTTGTTGGGTTTCATTTTTTTAGCACCTGCAATTTTTTTAGAGTAAATTTTCGCCATATTACAATTTGATTAGAATTTCATAATACAACGCATTTATTCTTCAAATAGTATTAATTCGTTAAAATAATTTGATGTTTGTCGATAACTTTTCTCATATTCATTAACGCATAACGCATTCTACCTAAGGCAGTATTGATGCTAACACCTGTAATTTCTGAAATTTCTTTAAAACTCATGTCTTGATACATACGCATAACCAAAACTTCTTTTTGATCAGCTGGTAGTTCTTCGATAAGCTTTTTTAAATCTAATTCTACTTGTTCTGAAATTATTTTATTTTCAATAGTAAGTGAATCATCAGACATTATAGAGAAAATAGAAAACTCTTCTGTTTCTCTGAATAAAGGCATTTTCTTGTTTTTTCTATAATGATCTACAATAAGATTGTGGGAAATTCGCATAACCCAGGGTAAAAATTTACCTTCTTCATTATAGGAACTTGATTTAAGTGTTTTGATTACTTTAATAAAAGTATCTTGAAAAATATCATTTGATATATCTCTGTCTGAAATCTTAGAGTAAATAAATCCGTAAATTTTAGATTCGTGCCTTTTGATTAATTCTGCTAAAGCATTTTCATTGCCTGCAACATAATCTTGTACTAACAGGGCGTCTGTAAGTTGTAAAGTAGCCATAATTATACTTTTTAATTTAGTTAAAAATTCGGGGGTAAATTTTTTAAAAAAGTAATTTTTTGCTATAGGCTACTTATAGATTTTGGTTAGTTATTTGCCAAATTTAACAAATATTTATTTTAAGACACAAATAAAATTAAGAAAAATTAAGATTTTTTAAACAAATTCAATAAATAAAGGGATTTATTTGTGATAAATCGAATACATTAACAAGTTCTTTCAGAAAACCAAACAGATAATAAAAGGCGTAAAACAATGCTTTACGCCTTTAAACAAATCTTATTGATATACTTTAACATAATCAATTATGAAATCTTGTGGGAAAATTGAATCATCAACAGCTGGTCCACCAAAATTTCCACCAATAGCTACATTTAGAATAAAATAAAACGGCTTATTGAATGGCCAAGTATCTTCATTTTTGACTTCTGGTTGAAAAGTATACACCAAAACTTCATCTACATAAAACTCCATTTTATCTTTCGTCCAATCCAAAGCAAACACATGAAACCCTTCTTCAATAGTAGGGAATTTGGTTTTCTTAGTGTTTATAGTATTACCATGACTGTCTTGAGTATGCAAAGTGGTGAATACCATATGTGGCTCTTTTCCAATATATTCCAAAATATCAATTTCACCTGACTTTGGCCAACCAATCTGATCAATATTCTGTCCTAGCATCCAGAATGCTGGCCAAATTCCGGAACCAACAGGAAGTTTTGCTCTGGTTTCCATTCGACCATACAAAAAAGACCTTTTATCTTTTGTTGTAATTTTGGTTGAAGTATACTTGTTTAATTCTTTCTTGGCATGAATAATCAGGTTTCCATTCTTGATTTCATGGTTTTGGGTAGTATAAACTTGACGTTCATTATTACCCCAGCCACACAAATTAGGACAGCCATCGCCGAGCTCAAAATTCCATGTTGATTCATCCAAAGTTGGCTGATTGAAATTCTCTTCCCAAACCAGTTTCCTTTTAGTTTGTTGGGACCAACATAGGTTTGTAATACATATTAAAATTAAAAGTTTCTTCATTTTGAATTAATTAATAAATTGAAAATCAGCTTCCATAGTTTTCTCAGAATTCCCTCCTATAAAAACTTTAAAATCTCCTGCTTCGGCTTCCCATCTTGAATTAGCTGTAAAATATTGAATCGTTTTTTCATCAATTGAAAATACTACTTTTTTAGTTTCGTTTGGCTTTAGCTCAATCATTTCAAAACCTTTTAGTTCTTTTACTGGACGAGTTATACTTCCTATCAAATCTCTAATATACAACTGAACTACTTCTTTACCAGCTACTTTTCCAGAGTTTTTAACATTTATAGAAACCTCAATTTTTCCGTCTTTAGCAAATGTGTTCGAAGACAATTTCAAATCAGAATATTCAAATTTAGCATAACTTAATCCAAAGCCAAAAGGATAAAGTGGTGTGTTTTTTTCATCAATATAATGAGTCCAAAACACGCTATCTGGTTCATTCATGATAGGTCGTCCAGTACTTTTTGCATTATAATACAAAGGAACTTGACCTATATTTCTAGGAAAAGTCATAGGTAGTTTACCGCTAGGATTATAATCCCCGTATAAAACTTGAGCAATAGCATTACCACTTTGAGTTCCTAATTGCCATGCTTCTACAATTGCAGGAATATTTTTAGCTGCCCAAGGAATTGCTAATGGACGACCATTATTTAATACCAAAACAATATTAGAATTAACTTTATAAATCTCTTCTAATAACTCTTGTTGCACTCCGGGCAAACCAATATCAGCTCTACTCCTACCTTCTCCAGATTGCAAACCATGCTCTCCCAAAACCATAATAACTACATCCGCGTTTTTTGCCACAGCAATAGCCTCTTCAAATCCAGTCTTGTCTGTCATATTGATTTTGGTTTCCCAAATAAACTGAGTTCTACCTACTGCTACATCAGCACCTTTAGCAAAGCTAAGTTGGTTTCCTTTATATGCTTGTAAACCTTCTAAAACAGAAACTGCAGTATTATCATCAGCAGCGATTCTCCAGCTTCCTAAAGGACTCGTTTTATCATTTGCTAATGCGCCAATAAGAGCAATTTTTTGACCTGATTTTTTTAATGGAAGTAATTCATTTTCATTCTTTAACAAAACTATTGACTTTCTAGCCATGTCCAAAACCCCTTCTTGAATAGCTGGACTTCCGATAGTTTCTTTTTCACGGGTTTCGTCGCAATAACGATATGGATCATCAAACAAACCTAATTCAAATTTAACTTTTAAAATTCTTTTAGCTGCATCATCAATCAGGCTTTCTTTTACTTTGCCTTCTTTAACTAATGCTACTAAATGATCAACATAAGCACTTGATTCCATATCCATGTCTGAACCAGCATTCAAAGCAATTTCAGCGGCCTGTTTACTATCTTTTGCATAACCATGAGGAATCATCTCGTTGATAGAGCCCCAATCAGAAACTACAAAGCCATCAAACTTCCAGTCTCCTTTTAACACCTGTCTTTGCAAATATGAATTTCCTGTTGCCGGAATGCCATTCAATTCATTAAAAGAATTCATGAATGTTTTGACACCAGCATCAACAGCAGCTTTGAAAGGTGGGAAAATAGTATTTTGCAAAGTTGACTCGCTTACATCTACCGTATTATAATCTCTCCCTGCTTCTGCAAAAGCATAGCCTGCAAAATGTTTGGCGCAAGCCAAAATGTTTTTATTTGATTTTAAATCTCCTTGAAAACCTTGGATTCGAGCTACAGCAATTTTACTTCCTAAATAAGTATCTTCACCAGCACCTTCCATAACACGTCCCCAACGAGCATCTCTTGAAATATCAATCATCGGTGCAAAAGTCCAATTTAATCCTACCGATGAAGCTTCTTCAGCAGCAATTTCAGCCGATTTTTTTATCGCTTCTAAATCCCAACTTGCGGCTTCCGCCAATGGAATAGGGCTAATAGTTTTATACCCATGAATAACATCAAAACCAAAAATCAATGGAATCCCTAATCGAGTTTGTTCTACAGCAATTTTCTGTAATGCCCTCACATCTTTAACACCTTTTACATTTAGCATCGAACCTACTAATCCTTTTTTAAGGTCTTCGTATTTTTTTGCTGCCTGCCCTTCTTTTGGAGTTGGGCCTGTAATTTCCCAAAATCCATTATATTGATTGAGCTGTCCTACTTTTTCTTCTAAAGTCATTAACTTCATAACAGAATCAACTTTAGTTTCTAAAGTATTTTCTTTCGAATATGAAATTGGGGATTTCATTATTTTACTGCTACAACCTACTAGTAAAAAAGTGATTATAGAGAATGATGCAAAGGCTAATTTATATCTTATTTGTCTCATTTTTTTTATGCCATTAAAACTAAAAGGCCGGAAGATAACCGGCCTTCTAATTTTGTTAGAATTTATAATTTATTACTATTGATATACCCTAATATAATCAACCTCCATTGAAGATTGTGTGAATGTAGGATCAATTGTTCCACCAAAAGTTCCTCCCATAGCTACATTCAAAATTAAGAAAAAATCTTTATTAAATGGCACTGTATTATCATTTGCAAAAGAATGAAACAAAGTATCATCTACATAAAACTTAACTGAGGTAGGGCTCCAAACCGTTTTATAGACATGGAATTCAGTCGATGCATTAGTAATAGTCTTAGTCGAAGTATTTGCATTTCCACCTGAATGTCCAGGATAATGAAGTGTTCCATGAATTACATTTGGATCATTCCCTTTGTGTTCCATGAAATCAATTTCTCCACAACCAGGCCAAGTATTCGTTGCATAATCACTTCCTAAAGACCACACTGCTGGCCAAGTACCTCCGCCAACTGGCAATTTAGCTCTAAATTCTATTTTACCATAAGTAAATTCATATTTTCCTTCTGATTTTAATCTGGCAGAAGTATAATCCGAACCTTCTTTTTTGGCTGTAATTTTTAAGTTCCCACCTGTTACAATTACGTTGTTAGCGCTATTGGTATAGGTTTGCGTTTCACTATTACCCCAGCCGCCTGCGCCAAGGTCATATCCCCATTTTGTAGAATCAGGAGCACCATCAGTATTAAACTCATCAGACCAAACTAAATTAGTGTAATCAGTATCTGGAGTTTGGTTTGGAGGTGTTGTTGTAAAAATATGATACCAAGCCAAAGCTGGATTTCCTCCCATAACTGCCCTAACAACCATACGATTTGCAGTGATTGACAATATTTCATAAGAACTTTGTCCTATGTAGTATCCCATAAAACCACCATCAGCTATATTCAACATAGTTCCTCTAGTTTGAGTAGCGTGCTCTGGATTAGTTGTTATTACAGACTCAGATGGACTTAAAGTAACTGTTTTTAATCCTGTTGTTGCATAATCAAGACACGAGTCTTCACTTCCTGAACCGCCACCAACACTAAGAAATGCTGCATTGAAAAATGTTCTACCACCATTATCTAAATTAAACT
Above is a window of Flavobacterium sp. 123 DNA encoding:
- a CDS encoding family 16 glycosylhydrolase codes for the protein MKKIIINIVSIFALLLMVNCQDDNFSFGSIDAPTNLEVTAEIVGQSADFPDGDGSGKIKLKSTADNAISYKYIFSDGTSENAPNGVFEKRFTKPGVNTYVITVIASGRGGITTNTTLEIKILSNFTDDEAVQLLTGGSSKKWYWSASETGHLGVGPNSSDVTQNYYPVWYQAAAFEKAGSPNSSCLYDNVLTFSLDGDQLKFNLDNGGRTFFNAAFLSVGGGSGSEDSCLDYATTGLKTVTLSPSESVITTNPEHATQTRGTMLNIADGGFMGYYIGQSSYEILSITANRMVVRAVMGGNPALAWYHIFTTTPPNQTPDTDYTNLVWSDEFNTDGAPDSTKWGYDLGAGGWGNSETQTYTNSANNVIVTGGNLKITAKKEGSDYTSARLKSEGKYEFTYGKIEFRAKLPVGGGTWPAVWSLGSDYATNTWPGCGEIDFMEHKGNDPNVIHGTLHYPGHSGGNANTSTKTITNASTEFHVYKTVWSPTSVKFYVDDTLFHSFANDNTVPFNKDFFLILNVAMGGTFGGTIDPTFTQSSMEVDYIRVYQ